The following are encoded in a window of Magnolia sinica isolate HGM2019 chromosome 11, MsV1, whole genome shotgun sequence genomic DNA:
- the LOC131219055 gene encoding uncharacterized mitochondrial protein AtMg00810-like, translating to MSNRWPLRQLDVKNAFLNGVLCEDIYMEQPLSYVDPRHLLHVCKLKKALYGLKQASRAWFDHFSTFLSQIEFSCRHADTSLFIFSRKADLIYLLLYVNDIIITGNNSALLNRFIQQLHAEFALTDLGSLSYFLGLEVSSLPDGLFLSQTKYAHDILARTQLLDCKSVATPMIVSQHLSSDGGPFSDPTLYCSLVGALQYLTITRPDLAQSVNSISRFLHAPTEEHFQAVKRILCYVKGTLHFGLTFFASPSTGLLAYSDADWAGCPNTRRSTSGYSIYLGDNLVSWSAKKQPTVSRSSCKSEYRALAFIAAEVL from the coding sequence ATGTCTAATCGTTGGCCCTTACGTCAACTTGATGTCAAGAATGCCTTTCTTAATGGTGTTCTTTGTGAAGATATTTATATGGAACAACCTCTCAGCTATGTTGATCCTCGACATCTTCTTCATGTGTGCAaattaaaaaaggctctctatggcttGAAACAAGCTTCACGGGCCTGGTTTGATCATTTCAGTACATTTCTCTCACAAATTGAATTCTCTTGCCGCCATGCTGATACGTCCCTCTTTATCTTCAGCAGGAAAGCTGATCTCATCTACTTGTTGCTCTATGTTAATGACATCATTATTACAGGGAATAATTCAGCACTTCTCAACCGATTCATTCAGCAGCTGCACGCGGAATTTGCCCTCACGGACTTAGGCTCCTTAAGCTATTTTCTTGGCCTTGAGGTTTCCTCTCTTCCGGATGGACTCTTTCTCAGTCAAACTAAGTATGCTCATGACATTCTTGCTCGTACTCAATTACTTGACTGTAAGTCTGTTGCTACACCAATGATTGTGTCTCAGCACCTCTCCTCTGATGGTGGACCCTTCTCAGATCCCACTCTTTATTGCTCTTTAGTTGGTGCCTTACAATATTTGACCATCACGCGCCCTGATCTTGCTCAGTCTGTCAATTCCATCAGTCGATTTCTTCATGCTCCCACTGAAGAACATTTTCAAGCCGTCAAGCGTATCTTGTGCTATGTCAAGGGCACTCTTCACTTTGGCTTAACCTTTTTTGCATCGCCATCTACTGGTCTCTTGGCCTATTCTGACGCCGACTGGGCAGGGTGTCCTAATACTCGGCGTTCCACCTCTGGTTATTCCATTTATCTTGGGGACAATCTTGTCTCCTGGAGTGCCAAAAAGCAGCCTACAGTTTCCCGCTCCAGTTGCAAATCCGAGTACCGTGCTCTCGCTTTTATTGCTGCTGAGGTTCTATAG